One Betta splendens chromosome 8, fBetSpl5.4, whole genome shotgun sequence DNA segment encodes these proteins:
- the LOC114860824 gene encoding outer dynein arm-docking complex subunit 3-like encodes MPFSPETVKPPLHDQITEMQRKIQLLEGDRTAFYESSQTTIMKNRDAIVELRQENKRLYRKLAEANAGDEHIIKGAFHNRGLEKDAYRNMSVKEAQTTLDRRVLSKIKRLNSLKHTTKTYQQRLDELSKEYRRMRPDGSGGGQSADARARKQEEEAMNLRALENSLEKTQFKCKEAENITTNYMKLKRHLQEESLTFQGQLDSLEAEILKNAEEHRKLQIMNHDAQLSKEAAKIELQQQEELLYRERKERESIIASYRKKVEERKAQAEKAERRTQRMTAQPDEPSSEPQRSTTRMAGEEDKATSAFEDAFQRIKEATGVTDIHEVVERFISQKETHQRLEKLKGENETALQQLSQQKELLTQQFQDMKYSGEANSSSTQQSLQESEQQLTAQQQRCEAARERLDWLLRTLGTVRSGIEHLADKLQHLPLNEDLAAEVSPDSDEFVVELMTQCELKLGLLREELQEKDLAAIMKEMEEEEFYVRIEGKLPVYNTRVKLPEDQRQDLSDEEEESDEEDEADIISREALKRQSQLIIESKSKKKPWKKKKGKF; translated from the exons ATGCCGTTCAGTCCGGAGACGGTGAAACCTCCGCTGCACGACCAGATCACGGAGATGCAGCGCAAAATCCAGCTGCTGG AGGGCGACAGAACTGCTTTCTACGAGAGCTCCCAGACCACGATCATGAAGAACAGAGACGCCATCGTCGAACTGAGGCAGGAGAACAAGCGGCTGTACAGGAAACTGGCAGAGGCTAATGCT GGTGATGAACACATCATTAAAGGGGCCTTTCATAACAGAGGCCTGGAGAAGGATGCTTACCGCAATATGTCAGTGAAG GAGGCCCAAACGACGCTTGACAGGAGAGTACTGTCCAAGATAAAGCGCCTCAATTCCCTGAAGCACACCACTAAGACGTACCAGCAGCGCCTCGACGAGCTCAGCAAGGAATACCGGAGGATGAGGCCAGACGGCAGCGGTGGGGGCCAGTCTGCAGACGCCCGTGCtcggaagcaggaggaggaggccatg AACCTGCGAGCGCTGGAGAACAGCCTGGAGAAGACGCAGTTCAAGTGCAAGGAGGCTGAGAACATCACGACTAACTACATGAAACTCAAACGTCACTTGCAG GAGGAGAGTCTGACTTTCCAAGGCCAGctggacagtctggaagcgGAAATCCTGAAGAACGCAGAGGAGCACCGCAAGCTGCAGATCATGAACCACGACGCCCAGCTCTCCAAAGAAGCAGCCAAG ATTGagttacagcagcaggaggagctgctctaCAGGGAGCgtaaagagagggagagcatcATAGCCAGCTACAGGAAAAAGGTTGAAGAACGCAAGGCCCAGGCCGAAAAAGCCGAAAGAAGG ACCCAGAGAATGACTGCGCAGCCAGATGAGCCGAGCAGCGAGCCTCAGCGCAGCACCACCAGAATGGCCGGAGAGGAGGACAAAGCGACGTCTGCCTTTGAGGACGCCTTCCAAAGGATCAAGGAGGCCACTGGAGTCACAGACATACAC GAGGTGGTGGAGCGCTTTATCTCACAAAAGGAGACGCATCAGAggctggagaagctgaagggAGAGAACGagacggcgctgcagcagctgagtcaGCAGAAGGAGCTTCTGACCCAACAGTTCCAGGACATGAAGTACTCTGGGGAGGCTAATTCCTCGAG CACCCAGCAGTCGCTGCAGGAGAGCGAGCAGCAGCTGACggctcagcagcagcggtgTGAGGCCGCCAGAGAGCGCTTGGACTGGCTGCTCAGAACCCTCGGTACCGTCCGATCCGGCATCGAGCACCTGGCAGACAAGCTTCAACACCTCCCGTTG AATGAGGACTTGGCGGCCGAGGTGTCTCCAGACTCAGACGAGTTTGTTGTGGAGCTGATGACCCAGTGTGAGCTGAAGTTGGGGCTGCTGCGCGAGGAGCTTCAAGAGAAGGACCTGGCTGCTATTatgaaggagatggaggaggaggag TTCTATGTCAGGATTGAGGGAAAACTTCCTGTTTACAACACTCGTGTCAAACTCCCTGAGGACCAAAGACAGGACCTGTCCGACGAAG aggaggagagtgacgAGGAAGACGAGGCCGACATCATCTCACGGGAGGCGCTGAAGCGTCAGTCTCAGCTGATCATTGAATCCAAGTCCAAAAAGAAACcctggaagaagaagaaggggaagtTCTGA